The proteins below are encoded in one region of Thermodesulfovibrionales bacterium:
- a CDS encoding sigma-54 dependent transcriptional regulator, with the protein MSETKILIVDDEKLLRWSLQQSLSKDGYTVFTAETGSEGLKIFKEELPDIVLLDINLPDVSGVNVLEQIMEINRDAIVFMITAYSDVPTAVKTVKLGAYDFIEKPFNMDKLNILIAKAAETVSLRKDVSTYRHILSERYNFSSIIGESAEIKKVIEIAKKIAYSDATTILLHGESGTGKDLLAKVIHYQSKRADKPFLEINCTALPESLIESELFGYEKGAFTDAKSTKKGLFELADGGTVYLDEIGDMKLGTQTKLLKVLENKTFKRIGGVRDITVDVRIIAATNKNLEEAIKEGSFREDLYYRLNVIPVRLPPLRERDKDVLVLARYFIEHYNREFKKNVKGIHPVVEEKFLNYHWPGNVRELKNLIERIMILESGDIILPEYLPCEINPAYSKENKNSFFIRLPESGIDIEEVEKELIRQALERTGNNQTKAAKLLNLSRDALRYRMQKFGFL; encoded by the coding sequence ATGAGCGAGACAAAGATACTCATAGTGGATGATGAGAAGCTTTTGAGATGGTCTCTTCAGCAGAGCCTTTCAAAGGATGGATATACAGTTTTTACTGCTGAGACAGGGTCAGAGGGCTTGAAGATATTCAAGGAGGAGTTGCCGGACATTGTTCTTCTGGATATAAATCTGCCTGATGTTTCTGGAGTTAATGTTCTTGAACAGATTATGGAGATCAACAGGGATGCAATAGTATTCATGATAACAGCGTACAGTGATGTGCCCACTGCTGTTAAGACAGTGAAGCTCGGTGCCTACGATTTCATAGAAAAGCCTTTTAATATGGATAAGTTAAATATACTTATTGCAAAGGCTGCAGAGACGGTTTCTCTCAGAAAGGATGTATCAACTTACAGACATATACTTTCAGAACGATACAATTTTTCAAGTATTATAGGGGAATCAGCTGAGATAAAGAAGGTTATAGAGATCGCAAAGAAGATTGCCTATTCTGATGCCACAACCATTCTGCTTCATGGTGAGAGCGGAACGGGCAAGGATCTTCTTGCAAAGGTTATTCATTATCAATCAAAAAGGGCAGATAAACCCTTTCTTGAGATAAACTGTACAGCCCTTCCAGAAAGCCTTATAGAGAGTGAACTTTTCGGCTATGAAAAGGGTGCATTCACAGATGCGAAGTCCACCAAAAAGGGACTTTTCGAACTTGCAGATGGCGGGACAGTATATCTTGATGAAATAGGTGATATGAAACTCGGAACTCAGACAAAACTCCTCAAGGTACTGGAGAACAAGACCTTTAAAAGGATAGGTGGTGTCAGAGATATAACTGTAGATGTGAGGATAATTGCTGCAACAAATAAGAACCTTGAAGAAGCTATAAAGGAAGGTTCCTTCAGGGAGGATCTTTATTACAGACTTAATGTTATTCCTGTAAGGCTTCCACCTTTGAGGGAAAGGGATAAGGATGTGCTTGTCCTTGCAAGGTATTTCATTGAACACTATAACCGGGAGTTTAAGAAAAATGTCAAGGGTATCCACCCTGTAGTTGAGGAAAAATTTCTGAACTATCACTGGCCGGGCAATGTAAGGGAATTGAAGAACCTGATTGAGCGAATAATGATACTTGAATCAGGAGACATAATACTTCCTGAATACCTTCCCTGTGAAATTAATCCAGCATATAGTAAGGAGAATAAAAACTCCTTTTTCATCAGGCTCCCCGAGTCAGGTATAGATATAGAAGAGGTAGAAAAGGAGCTAATAAGGCAGGCACTGGAAAGGACAGGAAATAATCAGACAAAAGCAGCAAAACTTCTTAATCTTTCACGAGATGCGTTAAGATACAGAATGCAGAAATTCGGTTTTTTATAA
- the gcvH gene encoding glycine cleavage system protein GcvH, whose protein sequence is MKIPEDLKYHKEHTWVKLSGKKAIVGITDYAQDQLGDIVYIDLPEIDSEVEANTEMAEIESTKATSSVIAPVTGVVIEVNEDLAESPEIINEDPYGKGWIAKIEIEDPSELDELMDASEYARFIEEEGSSA, encoded by the coding sequence ATGAAGATTCCAGAAGATCTCAAGTATCATAAGGAGCACACATGGGTGAAATTGAGCGGTAAAAAGGCAATTGTGGGCATTACTGATTATGCCCAGGACCAGCTAGGTGATATTGTATATATTGACCTTCCGGAGATTGACTCAGAGGTAGAGGCAAATACAGAGATGGCGGAGATTGAATCAACTAAAGCCACTTCCTCTGTTATAGCTCCTGTTACAGGAGTTGTCATTGAGGTTAATGAAGATCTTGCAGAATCTCCTGAGATTATAAATGAGGATCCCTACGGAAAAGGTTGGATTGCAAAGATAGAAATAGAGGATCCTTCAGAGCTTGATGAGCTCATGGATGCCTCTGAATATGCCAGATTTATAGAAGAGGAAGGTAGTTCAGCCTAA
- the lpdA gene encoding dihydrolipoyl dehydrogenase: MRLIILGAGPGGYVAAIKAAQLGTEVIVIEEREVGGTCLNLGCIPSKALVASAEALSIIRKADEYGVIINGEIRPDFKKIMERKDRIISTQVKGIRSLFKHRNIKLVEGRGELAGGLKVRVKGKDGSEELFEGDRIIIATGSRPAKIPGLPVDGINILSSDDVWKLTEIPKSMVIIGAGVIGCQFACLFRELGTDITMVEIMNRALSTEDEEISDIMEKELKKKKIKLLTSVKVESCSISEAGVSLKLSDGKEIRAEKLLVSIGRALNSENIGLEKTGIEKGTRGEIKVNERMETSEKGIYAVGDVTGGMLLAHVASREGIVAAINACGGNESIDYSVVPISIYTSPEIASVGLREYQAKERGIPVVTGTFPYRALGKAHAMGEISGIFKIVADGKTDRVLGVHIIGAHASDIIHEAALAIKAGLKVKDIANMIHAHPTLSEGLMEAAEDVYSMAIHLPPKNRYM; this comes from the coding sequence ATGAGGCTGATTATTCTTGGTGCTGGACCAGGTGGTTATGTGGCAGCAATCAAGGCAGCCCAGCTCGGAACAGAGGTGATTGTTATTGAAGAAAGAGAGGTTGGAGGCACATGCCTTAATCTTGGCTGTATTCCATCAAAGGCACTTGTTGCTTCTGCAGAGGCTCTTTCTATCATAAGAAAGGCAGATGAATACGGGGTCATTATAAATGGAGAGATAAGACCTGATTTTAAAAAGATAATGGAAAGAAAAGACAGGATTATAAGTACCCAGGTCAAAGGAATAAGGTCACTCTTTAAACACAGAAATATAAAACTCGTAGAAGGAAGAGGTGAACTAGCCGGTGGCCTGAAAGTAAGGGTAAAAGGAAAGGATGGTAGTGAGGAGCTTTTTGAAGGGGATAGAATCATAATCGCAACTGGTTCAAGACCAGCGAAGATTCCGGGCCTTCCAGTTGATGGCATCAATATACTTTCCAGTGATGATGTCTGGAAACTCACAGAGATACCGAAGAGCATGGTAATCATTGGAGCTGGTGTTATAGGATGCCAGTTTGCATGCCTATTCAGAGAGCTCGGTACAGATATTACTATGGTTGAAATCATGAACCGTGCCCTTTCAACTGAAGATGAAGAAATATCAGATATAATGGAAAAGGAACTGAAAAAAAAGAAGATTAAACTTCTTACATCGGTAAAAGTTGAATCATGTTCCATCTCAGAGGCTGGTGTTTCATTAAAACTTTCCGATGGAAAGGAGATCAGAGCAGAGAAGCTCCTTGTTTCTATAGGGAGGGCCTTAAACTCAGAAAATATAGGACTGGAAAAAACAGGCATAGAGAAGGGTACAAGGGGTGAGATAAAGGTTAATGAAAGGATGGAGACATCTGAGAAGGGAATATACGCTGTGGGAGATGTTACCGGAGGCATGCTGCTTGCACATGTAGCCTCCAGGGAAGGGATTGTAGCAGCAATCAATGCCTGCGGTGGTAATGAGAGCATTGATTATTCAGTTGTGCCCATCTCAATATACACATCGCCCGAGATAGCCTCTGTAGGATTGAGGGAATACCAGGCCAAAGAGCGAGGTATTCCGGTTGTTACTGGCACATTTCCGTACAGGGCACTCGGAAAGGCCCATGCAATGGGTGAGATATCAGGTATCTTTAAGATAGTAGCAGACGGCAAGACAGACAGGGTGCTCGGTGTTCACATTATTGGTGCTCATGCCTCAGATATAATCCATGAGGCAGCCCTTGCCATAAAGGCTGGACTGAAGGTTAAGGATATAGCCAATATGATTCATGCCCATCCAACGCTTTCAGAAGGCCTCATGGAGGCTGCCGAGGATGTCTACAGCATGGCAATTCACCTACCACCTAAAAATCGTTATATGTGA
- a CDS encoding response regulator, whose amino-acid sequence MAFNLNVKKVLVVDDEELILWFLEKALRKRGYEVVIARNIRDACEELSKEKFDIIFTDIRMPGGNGTELLGRMGEITQGTRVIVCSAYINNELTSILKDKGIGILKKPFRLDELEDILKSA is encoded by the coding sequence ATTGCTTTCAATTTAAATGTGAAGAAAGTCTTAGTGGTGGATGACGAAGAATTAATACTGTGGTTTCTTGAAAAGGCTCTCAGGAAAAGAGGCTATGAAGTTGTTATTGCGAGAAATATCAGGGATGCCTGTGAAGAGTTGAGTAAAGAAAAATTTGATATTATTTTTACAGATATCAGAATGCCTGGGGGAAATGGCACAGAATTACTGGGCAGGATGGGTGAAATTACACAGGGGACAAGGGTAATAGTGTGTTCTGCTTACATAAATAATGAACTGACCTCCATTCTAAAGGATAAAGGAATAGGTATTCTAAAAAAACCTTTCAGACTTGATGAGCTTGAAGATATTCTTAAATCAGCCTGA